Proteins found in one Pseudomonas mosselii genomic segment:
- a CDS encoding ABC transporter permease yields MNWEVIIKWLPRLAQGATLTLELVAIAVIAGLILAIPLGVARSSRHWYVRALPYGYIFFFRGTPLLVQLFLVYYGLAQFEVVRNSSLWPYLRDPFWCTVLTMTLHTAAYIAEILRGALQAIPKGEIEAARALGMSRGKTLFYIMLPRATRIGLPAYSNEVILMLKASALASTVTLLELTGMARTIIARTYLPVEIFFAAGVFYLVISFVLVQGFKVLERWLRVDACQGR; encoded by the coding sequence ATGAACTGGGAAGTCATCATCAAGTGGCTGCCGCGCCTGGCCCAGGGCGCGACCCTGACCCTGGAGCTGGTGGCCATCGCCGTCATCGCCGGCCTGATCCTGGCCATTCCGCTGGGGGTGGCGCGCTCTTCGCGGCACTGGTACGTGCGCGCCCTGCCCTACGGCTACATCTTCTTCTTCCGCGGCACGCCGCTGCTGGTGCAGCTGTTCCTGGTCTACTATGGCCTGGCCCAGTTCGAAGTGGTGCGCAACAGCTCGCTGTGGCCGTACCTGCGCGATCCGTTCTGGTGCACGGTGCTGACCATGACCCTGCACACCGCCGCCTACATCGCCGAGATCCTGCGCGGCGCCCTGCAGGCGATCCCCAAGGGCGAGATCGAGGCGGCCCGTGCACTGGGCATGTCGCGGGGCAAGACGTTGTTCTACATCATGCTGCCGCGCGCCACGCGCATCGGCCTGCCGGCCTACAGCAACGAAGTGATCCTGATGCTCAAGGCCAGCGCCCTGGCCAGCACCGTGACGTTGCTGGAGCTAACCGGCATGGCGCGGACCATCATCGCCCGCACCTACCTGCCGGTGGAGATCTTCTTTGCCGCCGGGGTGTTCTACCTGGTGATCTCGTTCGTGCTGGTGCAAGGCTTCAAGGTACTGGAGCGCTGGCTGCGCGTGGATGCCTGCCAGGGACGTTGA
- a CDS encoding methyltransferase, translated as MTTTSCLQNDQLLERFQALDRFLAQHQPLWHPRPFTHLRLAWEDEHPELSHWLRQCTLEQAESLDTPEAPAPFPQLAAKAAQLSAVGELPHAGLHPAGHRLDVGVPGRKWQQIEAFSRRLAFSQPARHWLDWCSGKGHLGRRLLQPGQRLTCLEYDAELVSAGKALSEHHHLPATHVHQDVMAADSARHLDGDKSVVALHACGDLHVRLMQLASQQGCRQIAVAPCCYNRIQGQAYQPLSRAARASSLALTQEDLGLPLSEAVTSSLRTRRQRDSSMARRLGFDLLQRQQRGIDDYLPTPSLPVSWLAKPFEQYCRDLAELKQVMLSGNPDWAFLEAAGQRRLAEVRNLERVRNLFRRPLEMWLVLDRALFLQEQGYAVRVGVFCDYPLTPRNLLLLGERDIAPQGS; from the coding sequence ATGACCACAACATCCTGCCTGCAAAACGACCAGCTCCTCGAGCGCTTCCAGGCCCTCGACCGCTTCCTCGCACAGCACCAGCCGCTGTGGCACCCACGCCCGTTCACCCACCTGCGCCTGGCGTGGGAAGACGAACACCCGGAACTGTCCCATTGGCTTCGCCAATGTACCCTCGAACAAGCCGAGTCCCTCGACACTCCCGAGGCCCCGGCCCCCTTCCCACAACTGGCCGCCAAAGCCGCGCAGCTGTCCGCCGTCGGCGAACTGCCCCACGCCGGCCTGCATCCCGCCGGCCACCGCCTCGATGTCGGTGTCCCCGGCCGCAAGTGGCAGCAGATCGAAGCCTTCAGCCGTCGCCTGGCGTTCAGTCAACCCGCCCGACACTGGCTTGACTGGTGTTCCGGCAAAGGCCACCTGGGCCGTCGCCTGCTACAGCCCGGCCAGCGCCTGACCTGCCTGGAGTACGACGCCGAACTGGTCAGCGCCGGCAAGGCCCTGAGCGAGCACCATCACTTGCCTGCCACCCACGTGCATCAGGACGTCATGGCCGCCGACAGCGCTCGCCACCTGGACGGCGACAAGAGCGTGGTCGCCCTGCACGCCTGCGGCGACCTGCATGTTCGGCTCATGCAGCTGGCAAGCCAGCAGGGTTGCCGGCAGATCGCCGTTGCGCCCTGCTGCTACAACCGCATCCAGGGCCAGGCCTATCAGCCGCTCTCCCGCGCCGCCCGAGCCTCGAGTCTGGCGTTGACCCAGGAAGACCTGGGCCTGCCGCTGAGCGAAGCGGTCACCTCCAGCCTGCGCACCCGCCGCCAGCGTGACAGCTCCATGGCCCGCCGCCTGGGCTTCGACCTCCTGCAGCGCCAGCAACGTGGCATAGACGACTACCTGCCCACGCCATCGCTGCCGGTCAGTTGGCTGGCAAAGCCCTTCGAGCAGTACTGCCGCGACCTGGCCGAACTCAAGCAGGTCATGCTCAGCGGCAACCCCGACTGGGCCTTCCTGGAAGCAGCCGGCCAGCGACGCCTGGCCGAGGTGCGCAACCTCGAGCGGGTACGCAATCTCTTCCGCCGCCCCCTGGAAATGTGGCTGGTGCTCGACCGCGCCTTGTTCCTTCAGGAGCAAGGCTATGCGGTGAGGGTCGGCGTGTTCTGCGACTACCCGCTAACGCCTCGCAACTTGCTGCTGCTTGGGGAGCGCGACATAGCACCGCAGGGCAGTTGA